The window TGCCCGAGGTATCACGGCCAAAGGCCGGTGGGTCCATGATGATACCGTCATATTTAACGCCCCGCTTGGCCTCGCGTTCGGCGAACTTTAGGCAGTCATCCACCATCCAGCGGATAGGTTTATCGGCCAGATTGCTCAGTTCCTGGTTGCGTTTGGCCCATTTGACCGCCGGCTGTGAGGAATCCACGTGGCAGACGCTGGCCCCGGCTGCGGCCGCCGCCAAAGTGGCCGCCCCTGTATAGGCGAACAGATTGAGAATGCTTGGCTTATGTTGGCTTTTGGTGATCAGATCCGAGGCCCAGTCCCAGTTGACGGCCTGTTCCGGGAAGACTCCTGTGTGCTTGTAAGGCGTCAGCTTGAGTTCCAGGGTCAGATCCTGGTACCTGAAAAGCCAGGGCCGGGGAGGAGGCGAAACTTGCCGCCATTTGCCGGTCTCGATGAAGACCGCCTGAGCTTGGTTCCAATGATCAGCCGAAAGCTTTTTGTTCCATATGGCGCCGGGCTCAGGCCGGGATACCAGATAACCGGCAAAGCGTTCCAGCTTTCGGCCGCCGCCGGAATCAAGGAGGGAGTGGTCATTGAGGCTATTTGGGTGGAGAATCTGCATTATAAACCCTTGCGTAATAAGCAATATTGATAGTTTACATAATATTTATTA of the Candidatus Edwardsbacteria bacterium genome contains:
- a CDS encoding class I SAM-dependent methyltransferase, with amino-acid sequence MQILHPNSLNDHSLLDSGGGRKLERFAGYLVSRPEPGAIWNKKLSADHWNQAQAVFIETGKWRQVSPPPRPWLFRYQDLTLELKLTPYKHTGVFPEQAVNWDWASDLITKSQHKPSILNLFAYTGAATLAAAAAGASVCHVDSSQPAVKWAKRNQELSNLADKPIRWMVDDCLKFAEREAKRGVKYDGIIMDPPAFGRDTSGKTFKFDRDLPRLLNICSNLLPDNPLFFLINAYNVGHSPQAIKNLLADILPAERIQCGELHLSNDDISMPCSIFARFS